The Natrinema salaciae genome contains a region encoding:
- a CDS encoding AIR carboxylase family protein, translated as MSDSVSELIDRLREEARQDRPDEATPDVGIVMGSDSDLETMMTGGKRRGAYDAFVDELGFAEQTDYESPPDERFTFETYVTSAHRTPDLMTAYAETAEDRGLEVVIAGAGGKSADLPNMTASIAYPLPVIGVPVQEKSVDSVIGMPTGAPLVAVDAGKSFNAALSAAQILARRHETVRDRLVAYHEDLREGVGDVSRELHDSGTPTFRDRDR; from the coding sequence ATGAGCGACAGCGTCAGCGAACTGATCGACCGCCTGCGCGAGGAAGCACGACAGGACCGCCCGGACGAAGCGACGCCCGACGTCGGAATCGTCATGGGGAGCGACTCCGATCTCGAGACGATGATGACCGGCGGCAAACGGCGAGGAGCCTACGACGCCTTCGTCGACGAACTCGGGTTCGCCGAGCAGACGGACTACGAGAGTCCGCCCGACGAGCGCTTCACGTTCGAGACCTACGTTACCTCCGCCCACCGCACACCCGACTTAATGACGGCTTACGCCGAAACGGCCGAGGATCGCGGCCTCGAGGTGGTCATCGCCGGGGCCGGTGGCAAGTCCGCGGATCTGCCGAACATGACTGCCTCGATCGCGTACCCGCTGCCGGTCATCGGCGTCCCGGTTCAGGAGAAGTCGGTCGACAGCGTCATCGGGATGCCGACCGGTGCGCCGCTGGTCGCGGTCGACGCCGGCAAGTCGTTCAACGCCGCGCTGTCGGCTGCACAGATCCTCGCCCGCCGGCACGAAACGGTTCGCGACCGACTGGTCGCCTACCACGAGGACCTGCGCGAGGGCGTCGGCGACGTCTCCCGGGAACTCCACGATAGCGGAACGCCAACGTTCCGGGATCGCGACCGGTAA
- a CDS encoding NADH-quinone oxidoreductase subunit A, whose product MNDWIAIGALALVGVLIPFGMMAVSYLLRPTVPETSKRATYESGEIPTGGTRIRFNIQYYMVALLFVVFDIETVLLFPWAVAYQDALAADIPLVRALGPMLLFVAILLVGLAWAWRTGAVQWARTPSQLETERL is encoded by the coding sequence ATGAATGATTGGATCGCCATCGGGGCGCTGGCGCTCGTCGGGGTACTGATACCGTTCGGGATGATGGCGGTATCGTATCTCCTACGGCCCACCGTGCCCGAAACGAGTAAACGCGCCACCTACGAGAGCGGCGAGATTCCGACCGGCGGAACGCGCATCCGGTTCAATATTCAGTACTACATGGTTGCGCTGCTGTTCGTCGTCTTCGATATCGAAACCGTCCTGTTGTTCCCGTGGGCGGTCGCCTACCAGGATGCGCTCGCGGCGGACATCCCGCTCGTCCGCGCGCTGGGTCCGATGCTGTTGTTCGTCGCCATCCTGCTCGTTGGACTCGCGTGGGCGTGGCGCACGGGCGCGGTACAGTGGGCACGGACACCTAGCCAACTGGAAACAGAGAGACTATGA
- a CDS encoding NADH-quinone oxidoreductase subunit B, whose product MSSDQPRQQIYDSTAPSTDTRDSRIGEGADDRFNSKLREAFGSTPFILTKFDKFMNWVRGNSMFMLQFGIACCSIEMMHTYAIKHDLDRFGAGVPRASPRQADVMIVPGTIVSKFGPRMKRVYDQMPEPKFVVGMGSCTISGGPFQEGYNVVKGAEEIIPIDIHVPGCPPRPEALVYGIAKLQERIRNGESTPVVVKPYELEEFGDLPKDELVQKLADDIDEDDLVMRYNWADSP is encoded by the coding sequence ATGAGTAGCGACCAACCACGCCAGCAGATCTACGACAGCACCGCACCGTCGACCGATACTCGGGACTCGCGGATCGGTGAAGGTGCCGACGACCGATTCAACTCCAAGCTTCGCGAGGCCTTCGGCTCCACCCCGTTCATCCTCACGAAGTTCGACAAGTTCATGAACTGGGTTCGGGGCAACTCCATGTTCATGCTCCAGTTCGGGATCGCGTGTTGCAGCATCGAGATGATGCACACGTACGCGATCAAGCACGACCTCGACCGCTTCGGCGCCGGGGTTCCGCGAGCCTCGCCCCGGCAGGCCGACGTGATGATCGTCCCCGGGACGATCGTCTCGAAGTTCGGCCCCCGCATGAAGCGGGTCTACGACCAGATGCCCGAACCCAAGTTCGTCGTCGGCATGGGCTCGTGTACGATCTCCGGCGGCCCCTTCCAGGAGGGGTACAACGTCGTCAAGGGCGCCGAGGAGATCATCCCCATCGACATCCACGTCCCCGGCTGTCCGCCGCGACCGGAAGCGCTCGTCTACGGCATCGCCAAACTCCAGGAGCGGATCCGCAACGGTGAATCGACCCCAGTCGTCGTCAAACCGTACGAACTCGAGGAGTTCGGCGACCTGCCGAAGGACGAACTCGTCCAGAAGCTCGCGGACGACATCGACGAGGATGACCTCGTCATGCGCTACAACTGGGCTGATTCGCCATGA
- a CDS encoding NADH-quinone oxidoreductase subunit D: MSTGLERAASVEVSEDDLEALIGDRALARDDHLNAPGFVVRPDDVQDVLADLRDEAGFDHLANLTAQEYADRYESIYHLRKYADPTQEVSVVVPTTTDDPVSETAEPVFRTADWHEREAFDLVGIDYEGHPDPRRILLPETWQGHPLSRGYDQEKPQLVTLTEHANPIQPDHHDDESDTMFLNIGPHHPATHGVLHIETVLDGETVVDVDPDIGYLHRCEEQMCQQGTYRHQIMPYPDRWDYVSAGLLNEWAYARTAEELADIEVPEYAQVIRTMGAELCRIASHMLALATFALDVYGDFTAIFQYGMRDREVIQDILEDLTGQRLMFNYFRLGGVAWDLPEPREEFIEKTRDFLDGLPAKVDEYNDLLTGNEIFQIRCHDTGILEPDVAKQYGCTGPVARGSGIDYDLRRDDPYGYYENLEWDVVTEEGCDNYSRVLVRMQEVEESAKIIEQCLDLLADWPEDERTVQSNVPRTLKPDADAEIYRSVEAAKGELGIYIRSDGTDKPGRFKIRSPCFHNLSALPEMAEGEYVPDLIASLGSLDIVLGEVDR; encoded by the coding sequence ATGAGCACGGGACTCGAGCGAGCAGCGTCCGTCGAGGTTAGCGAGGACGACCTCGAGGCGCTGATCGGTGATCGCGCGCTCGCGCGTGACGACCACCTGAACGCGCCCGGATTCGTCGTTCGGCCGGACGACGTCCAGGACGTCCTCGCGGACCTCCGGGACGAGGCGGGGTTCGATCATCTCGCCAATCTCACCGCACAGGAGTACGCGGACCGGTACGAATCCATCTACCACCTCCGGAAGTACGCCGACCCGACGCAGGAGGTTTCGGTCGTCGTGCCGACGACGACCGACGACCCGGTTAGCGAGACCGCCGAACCGGTCTTCCGGACCGCCGACTGGCACGAGCGCGAGGCGTTCGACCTCGTCGGCATCGACTACGAGGGCCACCCCGATCCGCGCCGGATCCTCCTGCCCGAGACCTGGCAGGGACATCCGCTCTCGCGGGGGTACGATCAGGAGAAGCCCCAGCTCGTGACGCTGACGGAACACGCCAACCCGATCCAGCCGGACCACCACGACGACGAGTCGGACACGATGTTTCTCAACATCGGTCCGCACCATCCGGCGACCCACGGCGTGCTCCATATCGAGACGGTGCTCGACGGCGAGACGGTCGTCGACGTCGACCCCGACATCGGCTATCTCCACCGCTGCGAGGAGCAGATGTGCCAGCAGGGGACCTACCGCCACCAGATCATGCCCTACCCGGACCGCTGGGACTACGTCTCGGCCGGGCTGTTGAACGAGTGGGCCTACGCGCGCACGGCGGAGGAGCTGGCGGACATCGAGGTCCCCGAGTACGCGCAGGTCATCCGCACGATGGGGGCCGAGCTCTGCCGGATCGCCTCCCACATGCTCGCGCTGGCAACGTTCGCGCTGGACGTCTACGGCGACTTCACCGCCATCTTCCAGTACGGCATGCGCGACCGGGAGGTCATCCAGGACATCCTGGAGGACCTGACCGGCCAGCGGCTCATGTTCAACTACTTCCGACTCGGCGGCGTCGCCTGGGACCTGCCCGAACCCCGCGAGGAGTTCATCGAGAAGACCCGGGACTTCCTCGACGGGCTCCCCGCGAAGGTCGACGAGTACAACGACCTGCTGACCGGCAACGAGATCTTCCAGATTCGGTGTCACGACACCGGGATCCTCGAGCCGGACGTGGCGAAACAGTACGGCTGCACCGGGCCCGTCGCCCGCGGCTCCGGCATCGACTACGACCTTCGCCGCGACGACCCGTACGGCTACTACGAGAACTTAGAGTGGGACGTCGTCACCGAGGAGGGCTGTGACAACTACAGCCGCGTCCTCGTGCGTATGCAGGAGGTCGAGGAGTCGGCGAAGATCATCGAGCAGTGTCTCGACCTGCTCGCGGACTGGCCCGAAGACGAGCGGACGGTCCAGAGCAACGTCCCCCGGACGCTGAAGCCGGACGCGGACGCGGAGATCTACCGCAGCGTCGAGGCCGCGAAGGGCGAACTCGGGATCTACATCCGCTCGGACGGGACGGACAAGCCGGGTCGGTTCAAGATCCGCAGCCCGTGTTTCCACAACCTCTCGGCGCTGCCCGAGATGGCCGAAGGGGAGTACGTGCCGGACCTGATCGCGTCGCTCGGCAGCCTCGATATCGTGCTCGGGGAGGTGGACCGGTAG
- a CDS encoding complex I subunit 1/NuoH family protein: protein MSGGQIAGATAPAVPLQDTVLLPERLGEVTGLNEFGFGGELLATFLAAFLIGNLMLAMTGVAGPWAKRKITAAFTDRIAVNRLGPAGLFIIVADAVRLLSKELIVPENADRPAYDLAPIVVASSALLGFAVIPMGSGIHLADPEVGLAYVFAVSGIASLGLVMAGYASANKYSMLGGLRAVAQNIAYEIPLVITGMSVVIFAGTLQLGEIVSAQAEPLVTIAGVSIPGWYALVNPFAFVLFLVANFAEVGRNPFDTPEAPTEIVAGYQTEYSSVYFVLIYLGEFLHIFLGGAIIATIFLGGPAGPGPAALGIVWFIVKIWAVFFATQWLRSAVPRVRIDQLIEIGWKGLLVLSFANLIFTAVIVGLIA from the coding sequence ATGTCCGGTGGCCAGATCGCGGGCGCGACCGCACCGGCGGTACCGCTACAGGATACCGTCCTGCTCCCCGAGCGGCTCGGCGAGGTTACCGGGCTCAACGAGTTCGGGTTCGGCGGCGAACTGCTCGCGACCTTCCTCGCGGCGTTTCTCATCGGCAACCTGATGCTCGCGATGACCGGGGTCGCGGGGCCGTGGGCGAAACGGAAGATCACCGCCGCCTTCACGGATCGGATCGCCGTCAACCGGCTCGGACCGGCCGGGCTGTTCATCATCGTCGCGGACGCCGTCCGGCTCCTCTCGAAGGAGCTAATCGTTCCCGAAAACGCGGACCGACCGGCCTACGACCTCGCGCCGATCGTCGTCGCGTCGTCGGCGCTTTTGGGCTTCGCCGTCATCCCGATGGGCAGCGGAATCCACTTGGCAGACCCCGAAGTCGGGCTGGCGTACGTCTTCGCGGTGTCGGGGATCGCGAGCCTCGGGCTGGTGATGGCCGGCTACGCCTCGGCGAACAAGTACTCGATGCTCGGCGGGCTCCGCGCGGTGGCACAGAACATCGCCTACGAGATCCCGCTGGTCATCACCGGGATGTCCGTCGTGATCTTCGCCGGAACGCTGCAGTTGGGGGAGATCGTCTCGGCGCAGGCGGAGCCGCTGGTCACGATCGCGGGCGTGTCGATTCCTGGGTGGTATGCGCTGGTCAATCCGTTCGCGTTCGTCCTGTTCCTCGTCGCGAACTTCGCCGAGGTCGGCCGTAACCCGTTCGACACGCCGGAGGCACCGACCGAGATCGTCGCCGGCTACCAGACCGAGTACTCCTCGGTCTACTTCGTGCTGATCTACCTCGGGGAGTTCCTCCACATCTTCCTCGGGGGTGCGATCATCGCGACGATCTTCCTCGGCGGCCCGGCCGGTCCCGGACCGGCGGCGCTCGGTATCGTCTGGTTCATCGTCAAGATCTGGGCGGTGTTCTTCGCGACGCAGTGGCTGCGATCGGCGGTTCCCCGCGTTCGGATCGATCAACTGATCGAGATCGGCTGGAAGGGACTGCTCGTCCTCTCCTTTGCGAATCTCATCTTCACTGCGGTAATCGTGGGGCTGATAGCATGA
- a CDS encoding NuoI/complex I 23 kDa subunit family protein, giving the protein MIGILKSMATTMKHALDGSTFTVEYPETAPDVSPRFRGVHKFSQERCIWCRQCENVCPNDTIQIVMDDKRNGEQYNLHIGQCIYCRLCEEVCPVDAILLTENFEFTADTKHDFVYNKEQLKAVPWYKDIDPLAAREPDRGAWVGEGEGEVDYQ; this is encoded by the coding sequence ATGATCGGGATACTCAAATCCATGGCAACGACGATGAAGCACGCACTGGACGGCTCCACCTTCACGGTGGAGTATCCGGAGACCGCACCGGACGTCTCGCCGCGCTTTCGCGGCGTCCACAAGTTCAGTCAGGAGCGGTGCATCTGGTGCCGGCAGTGCGAGAACGTCTGTCCGAACGATACGATCCAGATCGTGATGGACGACAAGCGAAACGGCGAACAGTACAACCTCCACATCGGGCAGTGTATCTACTGTCGGCTGTGCGAGGAGGTCTGTCCCGTCGACGCCATCCTGCTGACGGAGAACTTCGAGTTCACCGCGGACACGAAACACGACTTCGTCTACAACAAAGAGCAGCTGAAAGCGGTACCGTGGTACAAGGACATCGACCCGCTCGCCGCCCGTGAACCCGACCGGGGCGCGTGGGTCGGCGAGGGCGAGGGGGAGGTCGACTACCAGTAA
- a CDS encoding NADH-quinone oxidoreductase subunit J has translation MNYELIAFALFAIVTLASAVGVVLMQDPWHSALLLGVALLSVAVHYVMLAAEFVAMMQVLVYVGGVLVLITFAVMLTERDDSDADEVVQA, from the coding sequence ATGAACTACGAGCTGATCGCGTTCGCGCTGTTCGCCATCGTGACGCTGGCCAGCGCGGTGGGTGTCGTGCTCATGCAGGACCCGTGGCATTCGGCGCTCCTGCTGGGCGTGGCGCTGCTCAGCGTGGCGGTCCACTACGTGATGCTGGCGGCGGAGTTCGTCGCCATGATGCAGGTTCTCGTCTACGTGGGCGGGGTCCTCGTCCTCATCACGTTCGCCGTCATGCTGACCGAGCGCGACGATTCCGACGCAGACGAGGTGGTACAGGCATGA
- the nuoK gene encoding NADH-quinone oxidoreductase subunit NuoK produces the protein MTVDVQYYVLLSMAVFCIGLFGVLTRRNALLFLMSVELMLNAANINLIAFAFYHGNLTGQLFALFTMALAAAEVAVGLGIILVLYRNFRDVDVTVPTTMRW, from the coding sequence ATGACCGTCGACGTGCAGTACTACGTGCTGCTGTCGATGGCAGTCTTCTGTATCGGCCTGTTCGGGGTGCTGACGCGTCGCAACGCACTGTTGTTCCTGATGTCCGTCGAACTGATGCTGAACGCGGCGAATATCAATCTGATCGCGTTCGCGTTCTATCACGGCAACCTTACGGGGCAGTTGTTCGCGCTGTTTACGATGGCGCTGGCTGCCGCGGAGGTGGCTGTCGGACTCGGGATCATCCTGGTGCTGTACCGCAACTTCCGTGACGTCGACGTCACGGTTCCAACGACGATGAGGTGGTAA
- the nuoL gene encoding NADH-quinone oxidoreductase subunit L gives MAATATGPFGFAPAIAVFPLVAFVIALLFGKYLPKKGALPGILATAGSLVISLVMFAAVAGGDTHQTTLYEWTSGAATSETMVEGISFTFGILIDPLSALMLVIVSLVALLVHVFSLGYMNAEGETGLPRYYAELGLFTFSMLAFVFADNLLMAFMFFELVGLCSYLLIGFWFRTESAPSAAKKAFLVTRFGDYFFLVGVVAIAATFGTVGFAGEDSFVTAAETAIDDGATLFGFDAETWVTITGLLVLGGVIGKSAQFPLHTWLPDAMEGPTTVSALIHAATMVAAGVYLVARMFGYYALSPTALGIIAFVGGFTALFAATMGVVKDDVKQVLAYSTISQYGYMMLGLGVGGYVAGVFHLMNHAFFKALLFLGAGAVIVLMHHEQDMWEMGGLKEKAPVTYYTFLAGALALAGIVPFSGFWSKDEVLFDALIVGLEQPIFLVAYAMGLLAVFFTGFYTFRMVFLTFHGEPRSEAAEDPHPVGWAIKAPLVVLGVLAAVTGLANMAPVAEVLGADITLLEFWLDGEYGAVDGLTYHEYQDTVAFEEGAIGSETVTMLLGAGLSLGLALAGAFTAHTLYNVPEPTRHVAKLGGAYDVLRSNYYQDEYQVWLAEGLTLPLARAADRFDQTVIDGIVNGTSTISLFGSNWVKRIQTGIVTNYAALLVGGFIALLLVLGYLGGWFA, from the coding sequence ATGGCAGCAACAGCAACAGGACCGTTCGGATTCGCACCGGCCATCGCAGTGTTCCCGCTCGTAGCGTTCGTGATCGCGCTGCTGTTCGGGAAGTATCTGCCGAAGAAGGGCGCACTCCCGGGCATCCTCGCGACCGCGGGGTCGCTCGTGATCTCGCTGGTCATGTTCGCGGCCGTCGCGGGCGGCGACACGCACCAGACGACGCTGTACGAGTGGACGTCCGGCGCGGCCACCAGCGAAACCATGGTCGAGGGGATCTCGTTCACGTTCGGCATCCTGATCGATCCGCTCTCGGCGCTCATGCTGGTGATCGTCTCGCTCGTCGCCCTGCTCGTCCACGTCTTCAGTCTCGGCTACATGAACGCCGAGGGGGAGACCGGGCTGCCGCGGTACTACGCCGAACTCGGGCTCTTCACCTTCAGCATGCTCGCGTTCGTCTTCGCGGACAACCTGCTGATGGCGTTCATGTTCTTCGAACTCGTCGGCCTCTGTTCGTACCTGCTGATCGGGTTCTGGTTCCGCACGGAATCGGCACCCTCGGCCGCGAAGAAGGCGTTCCTGGTCACCCGCTTCGGTGACTACTTCTTCCTGGTGGGTGTCGTCGCCATCGCGGCGACGTTCGGCACGGTCGGCTTCGCCGGCGAGGACTCGTTCGTCACCGCCGCCGAGACGGCGATCGACGACGGCGCGACGCTGTTCGGCTTCGACGCCGAGACCTGGGTCACGATCACCGGACTGCTCGTGCTCGGCGGCGTCATCGGCAAGTCCGCGCAGTTCCCGCTACACACCTGGCTGCCCGACGCCATGGAGGGTCCGACCACCGTCTCCGCGCTCATTCACGCGGCGACGATGGTCGCGGCCGGCGTCTACCTGGTCGCCCGGATGTTCGGCTACTACGCGCTCTCGCCGACCGCGCTTGGGATCATCGCGTTCGTCGGCGGCTTCACCGCCCTGTTCGCCGCGACGATGGGCGTCGTCAAAGACGACGTCAAGCAGGTGCTGGCGTACTCGACGATCAGCCAGTACGGCTACATGATGCTCGGACTCGGCGTCGGCGGCTACGTCGCCGGGGTCTTCCACCTCATGAACCACGCCTTCTTCAAGGCGCTCCTGTTCCTCGGTGCCGGGGCCGTCATCGTCCTCATGCACCACGAACAGGACATGTGGGAGATGGGCGGCCTGAAGGAGAAAGCGCCCGTCACCTACTACACGTTCCTCGCCGGCGCGCTCGCGCTCGCGGGGATCGTCCCCTTCTCCGGCTTCTGGTCGAAAGACGAGGTGCTGTTCGACGCCCTGATCGTCGGCCTCGAGCAGCCGATCTTCCTCGTGGCCTACGCGATGGGGCTGCTCGCCGTGTTCTTCACCGGCTTCTACACGTTCCGGATGGTCTTCCTGACCTTCCACGGCGAGCCCCGCTCGGAGGCGGCCGAGGACCCACACCCGGTCGGCTGGGCGATCAAGGCCCCGCTGGTCGTGCTCGGCGTCCTCGCGGCCGTCACCGGGCTCGCGAACATGGCACCCGTCGCGGAGGTCCTCGGTGCGGACATCACCCTCCTCGAGTTCTGGCTCGACGGCGAGTACGGTGCCGTCGACGGACTCACCTACCACGAGTACCAAGACACCGTGGCCTTCGAGGAGGGGGCGATCGGTTCCGAGACGGTGACCATGCTCCTGGGCGCAGGATTGTCGCTCGGGCTGGCACTGGCCGGCGCGTTCACGGCGCACACGTTGTACAACGTGCCCGAGCCGACCCGCCACGTGGCGAAGCTCGGCGGCGCGTACGACGTCCTGCGCAGCAACTACTATCAGGACGAGTACCAGGTCTGGCTCGCCGAGGGACTCACGCTCCCGCTGGCTCGAGCGGCCGACCGATTCGATCAGACGGTCATCGACGGCATCGTCAACGGCACCTCGACGATCAGTCTGTTCGGCAGCAACTGGGTGAAGCGCATCCAGACGGGTATCGTGACTAACTACGCGGCGTTGCTGGTGGGCGGGTTCATCGCCTTACTGCTGGTTCTCGGCTATCTCGGAGGGTGGTTCGCATGA
- a CDS encoding complex I subunit 4 family protein: MMIETLIAVALLGALATFVAPNRVAGKLAFAISLVPAALSLWLFAAFDGSGNALLDGELAFESQAAWLEIGGRSISWFVGLDGISLPLVVLTTILCTLAIVSSWTPIDERESQFYGLILFIEAMLIGVFSALDFFLWFVFWEAVLIPMYLLIGIWGGPRRKYAAIKFFVYTNLASLVMFGSFIALVFGLGDSVTSFALPEIATAMRDGGLEGVFGLGGTTLASVVFVGLFLGFAVKVPIVPFHTWLPDAHVEAPTPASVLLAGVLLKMGTYALLRFNFTMFPEQVETYAVPIAAIAVISVIYGAMLALAQTDLKRIVAYSSVSSMGYVILGLVAYTQFGVGGATFQMVSHGLISGLMFMAVGVIYNATHTRMVTDMSGMADRMPIAVAILVAGAFGYMGLPLMSGFYGEFTIFFGAFGSELLDYSPLFTAAAMFGIVIVAGYLLFALQRTVFGPYRLETDYEVGRAPVHDVASMVVLLGLIVLLGVAPDLIFDMITDAVDPIIGGDL, from the coding sequence ATGATGATCGAAACACTGATCGCGGTCGCACTGCTCGGCGCGCTGGCGACGTTCGTCGCGCCGAATCGCGTCGCCGGCAAACTCGCGTTCGCCATCAGCCTCGTGCCGGCGGCCCTCTCGCTGTGGCTGTTCGCCGCCTTCGACGGCAGCGGGAACGCCCTGCTCGACGGCGAACTGGCGTTCGAATCGCAGGCGGCGTGGCTCGAGATCGGCGGGCGATCGATCTCGTGGTTCGTCGGCCTCGACGGGATCAGTCTCCCGCTGGTCGTCCTGACGACGATCCTCTGTACGCTGGCGATCGTCAGCTCGTGGACGCCGATCGACGAGCGAGAGTCCCAGTTCTACGGGCTGATCCTGTTCATCGAGGCGATGTTGATCGGCGTCTTCTCGGCGCTGGATTTCTTCCTCTGGTTCGTCTTCTGGGAGGCTGTCCTGATCCCGATGTACCTGCTGATCGGCATCTGGGGCGGTCCGCGCCGAAAGTACGCCGCGATCAAGTTCTTCGTCTACACGAACCTGGCGTCGCTGGTCATGTTCGGGTCGTTCATCGCGCTCGTCTTCGGCCTCGGCGACTCGGTGACCTCCTTCGCGCTGCCCGAAATCGCGACGGCGATGCGTGACGGCGGGCTCGAGGGCGTCTTCGGTCTCGGCGGGACGACGCTCGCCTCGGTCGTCTTCGTCGGGCTGTTCCTCGGGTTCGCGGTGAAGGTGCCGATCGTCCCCTTCCACACGTGGCTGCCGGACGCCCACGTCGAGGCCCCGACGCCGGCCTCGGTGCTGCTGGCCGGCGTCCTGCTGAAGATGGGGACCTACGCCCTGCTGCGGTTCAACTTCACGATGTTCCCGGAACAGGTCGAGACCTACGCGGTCCCGATCGCCGCGATCGCCGTGATCAGCGTGATCTACGGCGCGATGCTCGCCCTCGCCCAGACCGATCTCAAACGGATCGTCGCCTACTCGTCGGTCTCGTCGATGGGCTACGTCATCCTCGGGCTGGTCGCGTACACCCAGTTCGGGGTCGGCGGTGCGACCTTCCAGATGGTCTCCCACGGCCTGATCTCCGGACTGATGTTCATGGCCGTCGGCGTCATCTACAACGCGACCCACACCCGGATGGTCACCGACATGTCCGGGATGGCGGATCGGATGCCGATCGCCGTCGCGATCCTGGTCGCCGGTGCGTTCGGCTACATGGGGCTGCCGCTCATGAGCGGGTTCTACGGCGAGTTCACGATCTTCTTCGGGGCCTTCGGCTCCGAGCTGCTCGATTACTCGCCGCTGTTCACCGCGGCGGCGATGTTCGGCATCGTCATCGTCGCGGGCTACCTGCTGTTTGCGCTCCAGCGGACGGTGTTCGGACCGTATCGCCTCGAAACCGACTACGAAGTCGGCCGCGCACCCGTCCACGACGTCGCGTCGATGGTCGTGCTGCTGGGACTCATCGTCCTGCTGGGCGTGGCCCCGGACCTGATATTCGACATGATAACCGACGCAGTCGACCCGATCATCGGAGGTGATCTCTGA
- a CDS encoding NADH-quinone oxidoreductase subunit N produces the protein MAVLELPQWTALAPALILAGTALVLFLIDSIDPHSTNRTLLAGTAIVGSLASLAVAVWYLAAGVGATGIENYGIIQIMDGQFVVDQLALYFMIIIAIVTALVSVASHDYLRDHTYQAEYYSLVVLAATGMSMMAASNSLVTIFIALELTSLPSYALVAILKDNRGSVEAGLKYFLIGALSSAIFVYGVSLVYGATGSLQLTDIAANLGDASEMGGLLGLGILMLIGGIAFKTASVPFHFWAPEAYEGAPAPISAFLSSASKAAGFVLAFRVFTTAFPIDATTDVIGVDWTLAFVILAIVTMTVGNFAAATQENVKRMLAYSSIGHAGYVLIGLAALSAEGGELVMGAAMMHLLVYGFMNTGAFLFVGLAEHWGVGRTFEDYNGLSQQAPFASAAMAIFMFSLAGLPPFGGFWSKYFLYTETLNAAADSTILLAVAAALVVNSVLSLYYYSRLVKALWIEEPILDRDRLTQPTGLYAAIIAAAVMTVLILPAFGPIADAATEAAAAVVV, from the coding sequence ATGGCGGTCCTCGAGCTCCCCCAGTGGACGGCGCTCGCACCGGCCCTGATTCTGGCGGGGACGGCGCTCGTCCTCTTCCTGATAGACAGCATCGATCCCCACTCGACGAACCGCACGCTGCTGGCCGGCACCGCGATCGTCGGCTCGCTCGCGTCGCTGGCCGTCGCGGTGTGGTACCTCGCCGCCGGCGTCGGCGCGACCGGAATCGAGAACTACGGCATCATCCAGATCATGGACGGCCAGTTCGTCGTCGACCAACTGGCGCTGTACTTCATGATCATCATCGCGATCGTCACGGCCCTCGTCTCGGTGGCGAGCCACGACTACCTGCGCGATCACACCTACCAGGCCGAGTACTACTCGCTGGTCGTCCTCGCGGCGACCGGCATGTCGATGATGGCGGCTTCGAACAGCCTCGTGACGATCTTCATCGCGCTCGAACTGACGAGCCTGCCGTCGTACGCGCTCGTGGCGATCCTGAAGGACAATCGCGGCAGCGTCGAGGCGGGCCTGAAGTACTTCCTGATCGGGGCCCTCTCCTCGGCGATCTTCGTCTACGGTGTCAGCCTGGTCTACGGTGCGACCGGCTCGCTGCAACTCACGGATATCGCAGCGAACCTCGGCGACGCCAGCGAGATGGGCGGCCTGCTTGGACTCGGCATTCTAATGCTGATCGGCGGAATCGCGTTCAAGACCGCGAGCGTGCCCTTCCACTTCTGGGCTCCCGAGGCCTACGAGGGCGCGCCCGCGCCGATCTCGGCGTTTCTCTCTTCGGCCTCGAAGGCCGCCGGCTTCGTGCTCGCCTTCCGCGTGTTCACGACGGCGTTCCCGATCGACGCGACGACCGATGTGATCGGGGTCGACTGGACGCTGGCCTTCGTCATCCTCGCGATCGTCACGATGACGGTCGGAAACTTCGCGGCGGCGACCCAGGAGAACGTCAAGCGGATGCTCGCGTACTCCTCGATCGGTCACGCCGGCTACGTGCTGATCGGACTCGCGGCGCTCTCGGCCGAGGGCGGCGAACTCGTGATGGGCGCGGCCATGATGCACCTGCTGGTCTACGGCTTCATGAACACGGGTGCGTTCCTGTTCGTCGGCCTGGCGGAACACTGGGGCGTCGGCCGCACCTTCGAGGACTACAACGGCCTCTCGCAGCAGGCACCGTTCGCCTCCGCCGCGATGGCCATCTTCATGTTCAGCCTCGCGGGTCTCCCGCCCTTTGGCGGCTTCTGGAGCAAGTACTTCCTCTACACCGAGACGCTCAACGCGGCCGCGGACAGCACGATACTGCTCGCCGTCGCCGCCGCGCTCGTGGTCAACAGCGTGCTCTCGCTGTACTACTACTCGCGGCTGGTCAAGGCGCTGTGGATCGAGGAGCCGATCCTCGACCGCGATCGCCTGACCCAGCCGACCGGCCTCTACGCGGCGATTATCGCCGCTGCAGTGATGACCGTCCTCATCCTCCCGGCGTTCGGTCCGATCGCCGACGCCGCCACCGAAGCGGCGGCCGCGGTCGTCGTCTGA